The genomic DNA CTGGGAGGTTTTTCACTTCTTGATAAAGGCTCAATGCGTAGTTGTAGCAAAATCTAGCGTAACCAGAATGTCGCGCCATCAAGGTACGTTCCTTATTATTGAGTTTGAGTTCGAGTTTGATGGCGTACATAATCTCAATTACCGTTTTTGATTTCTCCTCATTTAGTCGTCATAGCGCAGTTTTTAGGTAGATTTGAGCAGATTTAGGTAGACTTTTGCAAACAGTTGTTACCCCCCAATATAGTTCCTAAACTCCCTTTTTTGGGCTTGATGTGTCCAGAGAACATCAAAGCGTTTACACCATCTATGGAAGCAAGGAGGCATGGCGGCGGAAGTTGGCTCTTTCATCACTCAAGCCTTAATGTGAAATATCTGCTGCCATGCCTGGATTGTACCTTTATTGCTTGTCTATTTTCGTTTAAGTCCCGTTTTCTAACGGCTCTGGACGACTGGCGGACAGTACGCCGACCCTGGTATGGACTACTACGAGCAGCGGTATCAGCAGCTAAGATGATGGTGATAGAACGGAATTGGGTCAGTTTTTATAAAGAGTTTTGACAACCGGACTTGGCATTACTTAGTTTCAGTCTTTCATCTCAAGTTTACGTTCTTCTGAAGCGAACATGAATCTTATGACAACAAAAAAACAGGTAGATACATTAGCAATCCACGCTCATCTCTTTACCATGCAGGGCGCGGGGGTGGGATATATTGCTGATGGGGCGATCGCCATTGAGGGTAGCCGTATTGTAGCCGTTGATTCTACCGAGGCGTTGCTGAGTCATTTTGAGGGCAGAAAGGTTATTGAGGCCGCGAATTGCGCCGTCTTGCCTGGGCTGATTAATGCTCACGTAGACACAAGTTTGGTGCTGATGCGTGGGGTGGCGCAAGATGTAACCAATTGGCTGATGGACGCGACAATGCCTTATTTCGCCCATATGACACCCGTAGCGAGCATGGCTGCAACACGCTTGAGAGTGGTGGAAGAGTTGAAGGCAGGCACAACAACATTCTGCGATAATAAAGTTTTTAGTCCCCTCTGGGGAGAATTTTTTGATGAAATTGGAGTACGGGCTAGTCTGGCCCCTATGTTCGACGCACTCCCACTGGAATTGCCACCGCTTCAGGAGGGGGATCTTTATCCCTTCGATATAAAGGCGGGACGGCGGGCGATGGCAGAGGCTGTGGACTTTTCCCGTGCATGGAATGGGGCGGCAGAAGGACGTATCACCACCATGTTAGGGATGTATTCGCCAGATATGGTGCCGCTGGAGATGCTACGCGAAGCCAAAGAGATTGCACAACGGGAAGGCTTAATGCTGCATTTTCATGTGGCGCAGGGCGATCGGGAAACAGAGCAAATCGTTAAACGATATGGTAAGCGTCCGATTGCTTTTCTGGCTGAGATTGGCTATTTGGACGAACAGTTGCTGGCGGTTCACCTGACAGATGCGACAGATGAAGAAGCGATACAAGTGGCCAAAAGTGGTGCTGGTATGGTGCTCTGTTCCGGCATGATTGGCATCATCGACGGTCTAGTGCCGCCCGCGCACGTCTTTCGGCAGGCAGGTGGCCCCGTTGCGATCGGCAGCAGCTACAATAATCTCTTCAATGAGATGAAACTGACCGCCTTATTCAACAAAATAAAATATCACGATCCAACCATCATGCCAGCTTGGGAAGTCTTACGCATGGCGACCATCGAAGGGGCGCGGGCGATTGGCTTGGATCGCAAGATTGGCTCACTTGAAGTTGGCAAAGAAGCTGACCTGATCTTACTAGACCTCAGTGCCCTTAACCTCTCGCCTACCTTGCTAGATCCAATTCGCAATCTCGTGTCCAACTTCGTGTACGCTGCTTCAGGACATGAAGTTAAAAGTGTTATGGTTGCGGGAAAACTGTTAGTGGAAGACTACCGAGTCCTCACTGTAGATGAATCCGCGATCGTTGCCGACGCGCAAGTAGAAGCCCAACGACTCTCCCAATGTGTGGCGGCCGATCCCATCCACAAAAAATTGGTGCTGATGGAGGCGATGGCGAGGGGTCAATTGTAGGAATATCCTTGAAGTTGTAATACTCTTGTGTGTTTGTTTTCGTTTTCTAAAGTCTCTATTTCTCCAGGTTTTTCCCAACTAACCATTTATCGCCAATAAAGCGAAAGTAAAATTTCAACAACTTTTACTGGTCAATAAATACGGGGTAAAAATTCCCAAAACACTTATAACCACTCAACCAGAAACAGCGAAAGAGTTTTTTCTAGAGTGCGGAAAAGAGATTTTAGTTAAAACCATTTATACTGGAAATGTGACCATTGATGGGCTCAATCAGGGAATCCCCTCCAGAAAGATTGGCAAAAATGATTTTTATAAATTCTATAAAAATATTTCTTTATCACCTACTCAATTGCAAGAATATATCGAAAAAGCTTTTGAATTAAGGATTACAATTATTGGTAAAAAAGTATTTGCCGTTAAAATTGATTCACAAGCCCATGAAGAGACCAAAATTGATTGGCGACTCCATACTCAAATTAATCCACATTCTATCTTTGAACTACCGGCAAAAATAGAAAGATTCTGCATCGAATTTTTGGAGGAGCAAAAACTATTATATGGAGCGATGGATTTTATTGTGACTCCCAACAATGAATATGTGTTTTTAGAAAATAATCCTTTTGGTCAATACCTTTGGCTAGAAATAGAAACAAAAATACCATTAACGGAAGAGATTTGTAATTTATTAATAAGCTATCTTGATGCTTGATTACTGTTTTTTGGGCTTCACCCTTCGAGTGAAAGTTTTAGGTGGGTAAAACGGGGAAAAATCTTATTAAACGTGAGTTCGATTTGTGCGATGCCTTCGGCTGGCTACGCCTACGCGAAAAAATAGCCTTCTGTTGGACGATCGCGCCCATGAAATGCTCTCAAAACTATATCTGTGAGTATTACTGCTTAGTTATCACTCGTGGGCTGGCCACCAGTGCGATCGCATAATTTGTCCACCCCCAGATACAAAAATTTTCTGGCGGGAAGGGAGTAACTTAGAATAAAACAGCCCTGTCAGAAGATATGGGGGCTTACCCAGGGTAATAAGCGAAGATGACTCAGCCAAATTATGGCGTTTTGATGAAAAATGCCTTGAACGAGATCAATAGCCTACGATCGCAATTAGCTGGGGTAGAAGCCCAAAAGAATGAGCCGATCGCCATTGTTGGTATGAGTTGCCGTTTTCCGGGCGGTGTCACCACTCCAGAGCGTTTTTGGGTATTACTGCGCGAGGGTATATCAGCCATTACAGAAATTCCTGCCGATCGCTGGGATGTGGATAAATATTATGATGCCGACCCCACATCGGTCGGGAAAATGTATACTCGTTACGGCGGTTTTTTGGATGAGGTCGATACATTTGAGCCATCATTCTTTAACATTTCTGCGCGTGAAGCCGTTAGCATGGACCCACAGCAACGCTTACTGCTTGAAGTCAGTTGGGAAGCTCTTGAATCGGCGAATATCGTTCCCGCAACCCTTTTTGATAGTTCGACTGGTGTATTTATCGGTATTGGTGGCAGCAACTACAAATCTTTAAAGATCGAAAACAGGAACCGGATTGGGCAAACCGATTTGTATGACTTAAGTGGCACTGATGTGAGCGTCGCTGCGGGGAGGATATCCTATATCCTGGGTTTGATGGGCCCCAGTTTTGCGATCGATACAGCTTGTTCATCTTCTTTGGTTTCTGTTCATCAAGCCTGTCAGAGTCTGCGTCAGCGAGAATGCCATCTAGCACTAGCTGGCGGAGTCGGTTTACTCATAGATCCAGGTGAGATGATTGGCCTTTCTCAGGGGGGGATGCTGGCACCTGATGGCAGTTGTAAAACATTTGATGCAAATGCAAATGGCTATGTGCGAGGCGAAGGCTGCGGGATGATTGCTCTGAAGCGTCTCTCAGATGCAACGGCCGATGGGGATAATATTCTTGCTATCATTCGCGGTTCGACGATCAATCATGATGGTCATAGCAGCGGTTTAACGGCTCCAAGAGGCCCCGCACAAGTCTCTGTAATTAAGCAAGCCTTGCATAGAGCAGGTGTTGCGCCAGATGA from Kamptonema formosum PCC 6407 includes the following:
- a CDS encoding amidohydrolase family protein, coding for MRGVAQDVTNWLMDATMPYFAHMTPVASMAATRLRVVEELKAGTTTFCDNKVFSPLWGEFFDEIGVRASLAPMFDALPLELPPLQEGDLYPFDIKAGRRAMAEAVDFSRAWNGAAEGRITTMLGMYSPDMVPLEMLREAKEIAQREGLMLHFHVAQGDRETEQIVKRYGKRPIAFLAEIGYLDEQLLAVHLTDATDEEAIQVAKSGAGMVLCSGMIGIIDGLVPPAHVFRQAGGPVAIGSSYNNLFNEMKLTALFNKIKYHDPTIMPAWEVLRMATIEGARAIGLDRKIGSLEVGKEADLILLDLSALNLSPTLLDPIRNLVSNFVYAASGHEVKSVMVAGKLLVEDYRVLTVDESAIVADAQVEAQRLSQCVAADPIHKKLVLMEAMARGQL